A region from the Panicum hallii strain FIL2 chromosome 1, PHallii_v3.1, whole genome shotgun sequence genome encodes:
- the LOC112901931 gene encoding peroxidase P7-like isoform X1, with amino-acid sequence MASAVMSLRRAAAAAVACVLALGAAAQLTPTFYDGSCPSLQSIVRSGMAAAVQQEPRMGASILRLFFHDCFVQGCDASVLLDDSPALTGEKNAGPNANSLRGYEVIDSIKSQVEAACPGVVSCADILALAARDGVNLVSELLSGPTWAVPLGRRDTRTASQAAANSNLPSPSSSAAALVSAFASKGLDSRDLVALSGAHTVGSARCASFRSRVYNDSNINAGFAAKRRQICQPQAGATDGNLAPLDALSPVRFDNGYFRNVVSQFGLLHSDQELFGGGQVDGVTAQYARNGAAFTRDFVTAMIKMGNISPLTGSSGEIRANCRKPN; translated from the exons ATGGCGTCGGCCGTGATGTCgttgaggcgggcggcggcggcggccgtggcgtgcgTGCTCgcgctcggcgcggcggcgcagctcACGCCGACGTTCTACGACGGGAGCTGCCCGAGCCTGCAGTCCATCGTGCGCTCCGGgatggccgccgccgtgcagcaGGAGCCGCGGATGGGGGCCTCCATCCTTCGCCTCTTCTTCCACGACTGCTTCGTCCAG GGGTGCGACGCGTCGGTGCTGCTGGACGACTCGCCGGCGCTGACGGGGGAGAAGAACGCCGGGCCCAACGCCAACTCCCTCCGCGGCTACGAGGTCATCGACTCCATCAAGTCCCAGGTCGAGGCCGCCTGCCCCGGCGTCGTCTCCTGCGCCGACATCCTCGCCCTCGCCGCCCGCGACGGCGTCAACCTGGTCAGTGAACTA CTGAGCGGTCCGACGTGGGCGGTACCGCTGGGCCGCCGCGACACGCGCACGGCGAGCCAGGCGGCGGCGAACAGCAACCTCCCCTCCCCGTCCTcgagcgcggcggcgctggtgtcgGCGTTCGCGTCCAAGGGCCTGGACTCGCGCGACCTGGTGGCGCTCTCGGGCGCGCACACCGTGGGCTCCGCGCGGTGCGCGAGCTTCCGGTCCCGCGTCTACAACGACAGCAACATCAACGCCGGGTTCGCGGCGAAGCGGCGGCAGATCTGCCAGCCGCAGGCCGGCGCCACCGACGGGAACCTGGCGCCGCTGGACGCGCTGAGCCCCGTCCGCTTCGACAACGGCTACTTCCGCAACGTCGTCTCACAGTTCGGCCTGCTCCACTCCGACCAGGAGCTCTTCGGCGGCGGGCAGGTGGACGGCGTCACGGCGCAGTACGCGCGCAACGGCGCGGCCTTCACGCGGGACTTCGTGACGGCCATGATCAAGATGGGGAACATCAGCCCGCTCACGGGGTCCAGCGGCGAGATCCGCGCCAACTGCCGGAAGCCCAACTGA
- the LOC112901931 gene encoding peroxidase P7-like isoform X2, whose protein sequence is MASAVMSLRRAAAAAVACVLALGAAAQLTPTFYDGSCPSLQSIVRSGMAAAVQQEPRMGASILRLFFHDCFVQGCDASVLLDDSPALTGEKNAGPNANSLRGYEVIDSIKSQVEAACPGVVSCADILALAARDGVNLLSGPTWAVPLGRRDTRTASQAAANSNLPSPSSSAAALVSAFASKGLDSRDLVALSGAHTVGSARCASFRSRVYNDSNINAGFAAKRRQICQPQAGATDGNLAPLDALSPVRFDNGYFRNVVSQFGLLHSDQELFGGGQVDGVTAQYARNGAAFTRDFVTAMIKMGNISPLTGSSGEIRANCRKPN, encoded by the exons ATGGCGTCGGCCGTGATGTCgttgaggcgggcggcggcggcggccgtggcgtgcgTGCTCgcgctcggcgcggcggcgcagctcACGCCGACGTTCTACGACGGGAGCTGCCCGAGCCTGCAGTCCATCGTGCGCTCCGGgatggccgccgccgtgcagcaGGAGCCGCGGATGGGGGCCTCCATCCTTCGCCTCTTCTTCCACGACTGCTTCGTCCAG GGGTGCGACGCGTCGGTGCTGCTGGACGACTCGCCGGCGCTGACGGGGGAGAAGAACGCCGGGCCCAACGCCAACTCCCTCCGCGGCTACGAGGTCATCGACTCCATCAAGTCCCAGGTCGAGGCCGCCTGCCCCGGCGTCGTCTCCTGCGCCGACATCCTCGCCCTCGCCGCCCGCGACGGCGTCAACCTG CTGAGCGGTCCGACGTGGGCGGTACCGCTGGGCCGCCGCGACACGCGCACGGCGAGCCAGGCGGCGGCGAACAGCAACCTCCCCTCCCCGTCCTcgagcgcggcggcgctggtgtcgGCGTTCGCGTCCAAGGGCCTGGACTCGCGCGACCTGGTGGCGCTCTCGGGCGCGCACACCGTGGGCTCCGCGCGGTGCGCGAGCTTCCGGTCCCGCGTCTACAACGACAGCAACATCAACGCCGGGTTCGCGGCGAAGCGGCGGCAGATCTGCCAGCCGCAGGCCGGCGCCACCGACGGGAACCTGGCGCCGCTGGACGCGCTGAGCCCCGTCCGCTTCGACAACGGCTACTTCCGCAACGTCGTCTCACAGTTCGGCCTGCTCCACTCCGACCAGGAGCTCTTCGGCGGCGGGCAGGTGGACGGCGTCACGGCGCAGTACGCGCGCAACGGCGCGGCCTTCACGCGGGACTTCGTGACGGCCATGATCAAGATGGGGAACATCAGCCCGCTCACGGGGTCCAGCGGCGAGATCCGCGCCAACTGCCGGAAGCCCAACTGA